ATATACCCTGAAACCCGGCATTGAAACCCTTCTATTGCCTTGCCTTTGACATAACTGGTGACGCTGCAGCGGGAAATGTCCCCGCGCGCCGATAGTTCGGTCAGTGAGGCGCGAACGTCAGCCAGTGGCATGTCGATCGCCCTGGCAATATCGAAATCGAGCAACTGGCCATGTTTCTTGAGGTGTTCGAGAACTTTTGTGGCGTGCATCAGGATTCCTTTCGGTGGCCGGACCGGACTCAGCGTGCGCAGCGAACTGCGGTAACCAGGGCCGGTTTCGGCAATAAGACAAACTCCCCTCTTTTTGGTGCCGGCAGCAGGGGCTGGCATGACAAAAAAAGAAGCCCGCACGGGGCGGGCTTAAATCCATTTCTTGGAGGAGATGGAGGAGACAGACTTCATTATGCCCAGATCGATTGTGCACCGCAACATCTTTTGTGTATCAAATTGTGACGAGGCCGATATGGGTAATTGAAAATGCCGGTAGTTGAAGGCATGGCCTGTATCCTGGCGATTAAACGTTAACGAAAAAGCCCCGCCGGGCAGGCGGGGCTTTGCTTTCGGGAGGCCCGAAAGAGTGATTACTTGGACTTCTTGGTGACGGCAGCCATGTTGGCCTGGGCAGCATCAGCAAACTGCTTGGCAACGGTGTTCATGTTGCCGAAAGCCGAGTTGGCAGCAGCGATGGCGCTCTGGATCGCAGCAACAGCACCTTCCGAGCCAGCCGGAGCGGACTTGGTGGCCATTTCAACCATACCGGCCATGGATTTCTGGAAGTCGCCGAACTGGGCTTCAACCATCTTGGCCAGATCCTGTTGGGTCTGGGCAGAGATTTCGTAGACCGAACGCGAGTAGGCAACGGCCTTCTCGACAGCCGGCTGGGCCAGGGCGGTCTGGGCGGCGAGGGCAGCCTTCGGGTCCTTGGCTTCCATGACCGACTTGACGCCGGAAACGGTATCTTCCAGAGCGGCGCGGGCGGTGTTCAGGTTGAGGGCGGCGATGCGCTCGGCAGAAGCCAGGGCGGTGTTGGCAACAGACAGCAGGGAGTCAACGGTGGCTTTGTTGGCGGCGGTGAATTGTTCGGTGTTGATAGACATGTGTGTCT
The DNA window shown above is from Dechloromonas sp. HYN0024 and carries:
- a CDS encoding transcriptional regulator, encoding MHATKVLEHLKKHGQLLDFDIARAIDMPLADVRASLTELSARGDISRCSVTSYVKGKAIEGFQCRVSGYIPRPAPGRKPGVK
- a CDS encoding phasin family protein — encoded protein: MSINTEQFTAANKATVDSLLSVANTALASAERIAALNLNTARAALEDTVSGVKSVMEAKDPKAALAAQTALAQPAVEKAVAYSRSVYEISAQTQQDLAKMVEAQFGDFQKSMAGMVEMATKSAPAGSEGAVAAIQSAIAAANSAFGNMNTVAKQFADAAQANMAAVTKKSK